In bacterium, the genomic stretch GGGCGGTGAGTTCCCGGTACGGGATGCGGGTCGAGTCGATCCGGGCCTGCACCCACTTGTCGCTCAGGGCGACGTCGGCCTGGACCGCCGCCACCGGCACCGGCCGGGTGGCGGTGCCCAGGCTGTCGGCCAGGTGGGTGTGGGCGGCCGGGCGCTCCGGCTCCCAGGCCGCGCCCGCGACCAGGAACCCGAGCATCACGGCGCAGGCCGCGCCGGCGGCGACGAGGGTGCGGCCCCCGGCACCGCGGGCCTCGCCGGGCAGGCGGCGGAACCACCAGCGCTCGCCGAGCAGAGCCAGCAGCAGGGCGAGCACCGCCACTCCCGCCCCCACGCCGATCTCGCCGGCGGCGCGGGCCAGACCGATGGCCGGCGTGCCGATGATCGCGGCGCCGCTCAGGCACCACGGAAAGCCCAGCTCACCCCGGCTGCGCAGGGCTTCCATGGCGACCCACACCGCCGGCAGCAGCAGCAGGGCCCGGCGCGCACCGAAACGCCGGCGCAGGTGACCGACGACCCAGCCGAGCCCCAGATAGAACAGGCTGACATAGAGGATGGCCGCCGCGGCCTGGACCGGCACGAGGGCCCGGGTCGGGATGGTCTGCGACGGCTCGAGCAGGAAGAGCCAGTGCAGCACCGCGGTCTGGTGCACGATGCCGAAGGCCCAGCCCGTGCGGGCCGGCCAGGCGCCGTGGATCAGGGCCAGGAAGAGGGCCGCCAGGCCGAGAGGCACCAGCGGCGCGGTGCCCGCGAAGGGCGGCAGGCCCAGAGCCATGACCACGCCGGCGAGGACGGCGAGGGTCAGGGCCGGCAGGGGGCGTCCGGCGGGCGGGGCCGGCGCAGGGGCAGTGGGTGCGGCGTCCATGCCCGGCAAAATACCCGACGCCCCGGCGCCTGTCCAGCGCACGGGTCGAGGTTGCCCCAGGACCGCTCCAACTGGTAGGATCGTGGCCTGTTCCGGTCCGGTCTCCGGCCGGACCGCCCGCTTTCCCGACAGGCGGTCGACATGCGTGAGCCCCACCGCGGGTGGGCCGAGAGCCCCGGCGCCCAGTTCTGGGTGGTGACCGGCGTCGCTCTCGTGCTGCGCCTGCTGCACATCGTCGCCATGAGCGACCCGGCCCGGAATCCGGCCTTCCTGGCGCCCGTGATGGATGCGGGCGTCCACGACCGCTGGGCCGAGGGGCTCGTCGCCGGCACCTGGCCACCGGCCGAACCGTTCTTCCGCGCCCCTCTGTACCCCTATTTCCTCGGTCTGCTCTACGGCGTCTTCGGTTCGTCCCACCATCTGGCGGTGCAGGTGGTGCACGGGGTCGTGTCGGCCATCGGGCCGGGCCTGGCCGCGTTGGCCGCCCGGCGCCTGTGGGACGCGCGGGCGGGCTGGGCCGCCGGCCTGCTCCTGGCCGGGTCGTGGTCGAGTATCTGGTTCAGCGGCGAACTGCTGGCCGTCACCCTGGTCGTGAGCCTGGACCTGCTCGGGTTGTGGCTGCTGCTGGGGCGGCTCGACCGTCGGCGCCTCGTCGGCAGCGGGTTCGTGTTCGGGCTGGCGGCCATCACGCGGCCGACGGTGCTCGCGGTGCTGCCGGCGGTGCTCTGGTACGTCGGACGCGCCGGCCCGGCGGCGGGTGTCCGGCGGGCGGCGTCCTGGCTGTGGCTGGCCGTGGGCCTCGTGGCGGCCATCGCGCCGGTGAGCGTGCGCAACCTCGTGCGCGGCGGCGAGCCGGTGGTCATCGCCGCGTCCGGCGGGGTGAACTTCTACATCGGCAACAACCCCTGGGCCAACGGCCGGGTCGCCTTCCTGCCCGGCGCCCCCCTCGACTGGCAGGGCGAGCTGGGCGACGTGGTGGCCCTGGCCCGGCGGGAGTCCGGCGAGCCGCTCGGCGCCCTGGGCGCCGACCGCTG encodes the following:
- the lnt gene encoding apolipoprotein N-acyltransferase; this encodes MDAAPTAPAPAPPAGRPLPALTLAVLAGVVMALGLPPFAGTAPLVPLGLAALFLALIHGAWPARTGWAFGIVHQTAVLHWLFLLEPSQTIPTRALVPVQAAAAILYVSLFYLGLGWVVGHLRRRFGARRALLLLPAVWVAMEALRSRGELGFPWCLSGAAIIGTPAIGLARAAGEIGVGAGVAVLALLLALLGERWWFRRLPGEARGAGGRTLVAAGAACAVMLGFLVAGAAWEPERPAAHTHLADSLGTATRPVPVAAVQADVALSDKWVQARIDSTRIPYRELTARAGADGAALVVWAETAVPAYLRYDQELLRWFRATVREAAAWVYTGFPDADRGPDGVVRTYNSSGLFDPQAGQRATYAKHHLLPIGETMPFQSVLPFLHKVDLGQAEWTPGLPPEPMNVALAGGGLRISGLICFESVFADLARDSVRRGSQCLVVITNDGWFGKSAGPRQHAWLARLRAVESGVPVVRCANNGISFVCDARGRVLDSLDLGRRGVVRAEILPGDGRTLYVKAGAWPVGVLLLLWCAAVLSGAAARNPR